One part of the Dyadobacter sp. 676 genome encodes these proteins:
- a CDS encoding response regulator transcription factor, protein MKAILIVDDHPMVQLGLSYQIRKMVADCQVHLAETYDQMIAILDKHAIDMLILDLSIPGGSGPKTIGEVRQMRPQVKILVYTSRDEVLNAPLYLQEGADGYLHKMASPADTQIAVQTVLDGKKYLSPKLQAYLLDFGMNEPTNGYDKLSPREKDILHGLLDGLTVKEISVLLRMKQSTVSTYKERIMDKLEVENMVELYKKMHWFIE, encoded by the coding sequence ATGAAAGCGATATTAATTGTCGATGACCACCCGATGGTACAATTGGGGCTGAGTTATCAAATCAGAAAGATGGTGGCCGACTGCCAGGTACATCTGGCGGAAACTTACGATCAGATGATAGCGATACTGGATAAGCATGCGATCGACATGCTGATCCTCGACCTCAGCATTCCGGGAGGGAGCGGGCCCAAAACAATCGGGGAAGTCCGGCAAATGCGGCCGCAGGTGAAGATATTGGTCTACACATCCAGGGACGAGGTACTCAATGCGCCGCTTTATCTGCAAGAGGGTGCCGACGGCTACCTGCATAAAATGGCCTCGCCGGCCGACACGCAAATTGCAGTGCAGACCGTCCTCGACGGGAAAAAGTATTTGAGCCCGAAGTTGCAGGCCTATTTGCTGGATTTTGGAATGAACGAGCCTACCAACGGATATGACAAGCTCTCGCCCCGCGAGAAGGACATTTTGCATGGTTTGCTGGACGGGCTTACCGTGAAGGAGATCAGTGTGCTGCTTCGGATGAAGCAGTCGACCGTGAGCACTTATAAAGAACGGATCATGGATAAACTGGAAGTGGAGAATATGGTCGAGCTGTATAAGAAAATGCACTGGTTTATCGAGTAG
- a CDS encoding SdrD B-like domain-containing protein, with amino-acid sequence MKYLSLSFLFICNSLSFSAAAEGGSAITGTVWTDKKPYNGLFDAGEQVVPGILVKLLNASNGQVVSTALSQSDGGFSLPTKTDGNFIIEYVFPSEGFSVALKRQGNDNSINSAANTSGYSDLITISAGAPADRYGLGLVAKENTITYCTMKTPTVTTWKEDLLLPKSSVAAVPVGVKIFAAESVWHPSIGIENLGTQDAYDISVQGIMSMELPRGAFLKINSDVPRSGILPAYDGVQDYAGTSGRTWLDEFSYASSRYEYPPFLIDNTFYGEGNLAIPTEAKSGVTIVGSGNQQTVVQTHVSAGACVVYTYEEGALPVKLVSFSARREQGQVQLDWQTAEETNSSHFIIERSSNGKDFSPIGRVKAAGESSVRNMYSYSDLSATAGSNFYRLKMVDLDETYAYSRIVVVKLDSRAASLYPNPAIDEVSVADAGDSSVTKVQFFNPGSQLVLESSQNQNINVSGIPAGTYLVRTVRSDGTVNVNRLVIAR; translated from the coding sequence ATGAAGTATTTATCACTCTCGTTTCTTTTCATTTGCAATTCGCTGTCATTTTCCGCCGCGGCGGAGGGAGGTTCCGCAATCACAGGAACTGTTTGGACGGATAAAAAGCCATACAACGGCTTATTCGACGCAGGCGAACAGGTTGTACCGGGGATTCTGGTCAAGCTGCTGAACGCGTCCAACGGACAGGTCGTTTCTACGGCCCTGAGCCAAAGCGACGGCGGGTTTTCACTTCCAACCAAAACGGACGGCAATTTTATTATCGAATACGTCTTCCCTTCGGAAGGATTTAGTGTCGCTTTGAAGCGCCAGGGTAACGACAATTCCATCAACAGCGCCGCCAATACTTCCGGCTATTCGGACCTCATAACCATTTCCGCCGGGGCGCCGGCTGACAGGTATGGGCTGGGCCTGGTTGCGAAGGAGAACACGATCACCTATTGTACCATGAAAACGCCGACCGTAACCACCTGGAAGGAAGACCTCCTCCTGCCCAAATCATCCGTAGCAGCCGTACCGGTGGGCGTAAAGATCTTCGCTGCGGAATCGGTTTGGCATCCCAGCATTGGAATAGAGAACCTGGGAACGCAGGATGCGTATGATATCTCCGTTCAGGGAATTATGAGCATGGAACTACCCCGGGGGGCTTTTCTTAAGATAAATAGCGATGTTCCGCGCAGTGGTATTTTACCAGCGTATGACGGTGTGCAGGATTACGCCGGCACTTCGGGAAGAACCTGGCTGGACGAGTTCTCCTATGCATCCTCCCGCTATGAGTACCCTCCGTTTTTAATAGACAATACTTTTTATGGTGAAGGAAATCTCGCCATCCCGACCGAAGCTAAAAGCGGCGTGACGATCGTGGGCAGCGGTAATCAGCAGACCGTTGTTCAGACCCACGTAAGCGCAGGCGCCTGCGTAGTGTACACATACGAGGAAGGTGCGCTGCCCGTAAAGCTGGTCTCATTCAGCGCCCGGCGGGAACAAGGACAGGTGCAGCTTGACTGGCAAACCGCCGAAGAGACCAATAGCAGCCATTTCATCATCGAACGCAGTAGCAACGGAAAAGACTTCTCGCCGATTGGCCGGGTAAAAGCGGCGGGAGAAAGCAGCGTACGCAACATGTATAGTTACAGCGATCTTTCGGCCACGGCGGGCAGTAATTTCTATCGCCTCAAAATGGTCGATCTGGACGAGACCTATGCTTATAGCCGGATCGTCGTAGTGAAACTGGATAGCCGGGCCGCTTCGTTGTATCCTAACCCGGCAATAGATGAAGTTTCGGTTGCCGATGCGGGCGATTCGTCCGTCACGAAAGTTCAATTCTTTAACCCGGGCTCGCAATTGGTGCTGGAAAGCAGCCAAAATCAAAATATCAATGTATCCGGAATACCTGCCGGCACCTACCTCGTGCGTACGGTCCGGTCCGACGGCACGGTGAATGTCAACCGTTTGGTAATCGCACGCTAG